Proteins from one Deinococcus actinosclerus genomic window:
- a CDS encoding GNAT family N-acetyltransferase, translated as MTDVLIRPAHPFDAAFAVPLIQATIGPIGLALTSASASVEAERALLGFYPLRGNRLSFEHQLIAQSPTGEGLGLILAYPGEHAEALDDPFRERLRALGLPGRIESEGTPGELYVDTLAVTETARGRGIGTRLLDAAADGAVALGLNRVGLLVEDGNPAARLYDRQGFRPAGTRRLAGGTYTHLVRDLT; from the coding sequence ATGACCGACGTGCTCATCCGCCCGGCCCATCCGTTTGATGCGGCGTTCGCCGTTCCGCTGATCCAGGCGACCATCGGGCCCATCGGGCTGGCCCTGACCAGCGCCTCTGCCAGCGTGGAGGCCGAGCGGGCCCTGCTGGGCTTCTACCCGCTGCGGGGCAACCGCCTGAGTTTCGAGCATCAACTGATCGCCCAGTCGCCCACCGGGGAGGGGCTGGGCCTGATCCTCGCGTACCCGGGCGAGCACGCCGAGGCGCTGGATGATCCGTTCCGCGAACGGCTCCGCGCCCTGGGCCTGCCGGGGCGCATCGAGTCCGAGGGCACGCCCGGCGAACTGTACGTGGATACCCTGGCGGTCACGGAGACCGCGCGGGGACGCGGGATCGGCACCCGGCTGCTGGACGCGGCGGCCGATGGCGCCGTGGCGCTGGGGCTGAACCGGGTCGGCCTCCTCGTCGAGGACGGCAACCCGGCCGCGCGCCTGTACGACCGACAGGGCTTCCGTCCGGCGGGCACCCGCCGGCTGGCGGGCGGCACGTACACGCATCTGGTCCGCGACCTGACCTGA
- a CDS encoding LCP family protein codes for MRTPVVVGLVVLAGVVAVVSPAAPFLARYGTLPRKAEGPVNLVLAGVDVAYDDRSAVWPWPAKAETFSTRTDTLMLAQAWPDGRVNMLSIPRDSWVNLPKAGWGKINGANVHGGPELLMRAVQDLTGLPVDGYALLSLNAVPALTDAAGGVTVDVGQAMKYDDNAGKLHIDLKPGRQRLSGEQMVGFLRFRHDNLGDIGRIARQQQFVGALGAQVRSPLNVWRLPLMVAAVDRNMKSNLTRAQVAALMGAGLSGVKIKTHQVPGNFGYRGAASVWEVDRAALGALIAREFRDPNDPRSLGVAVVNTDAPDGSARRLKERLEGLGYANVWIVNEPRGPARTTASGAAAARVLRDVGFGTVSEQPLASGADVTVRLGSDTPAP; via the coding sequence GTGCGCACTCCGGTTGTCGTTGGTCTGGTCGTCCTGGCGGGCGTGGTGGCGGTCGTGTCGCCCGCCGCGCCGTTTCTCGCGCGGTACGGCACGCTGCCGCGCAAGGCCGAGGGGCCGGTGAATCTGGTGCTGGCCGGCGTGGACGTCGCTTACGATGACCGCTCGGCCGTGTGGCCGTGGCCGGCCAAGGCGGAAACCTTCTCGACCCGGACCGACACGCTGATGCTCGCGCAGGCCTGGCCGGACGGGCGCGTGAACATGCTCAGCATCCCCCGCGACTCCTGGGTGAACCTGCCCAAAGCCGGCTGGGGCAAGATTAACGGCGCGAACGTGCATGGCGGCCCGGAGCTCCTCATGCGGGCCGTGCAGGACCTGACGGGCCTGCCGGTGGACGGATACGCGCTGCTCAGCCTGAACGCCGTACCCGCCCTGACGGACGCGGCGGGCGGCGTGACGGTGGATGTGGGACAGGCCATGAAGTACGACGACAACGCCGGGAAGCTGCACATCGACCTGAAGCCCGGTCGGCAGCGCCTCAGTGGCGAGCAGATGGTGGGCTTCCTGCGCTTCCGGCACGACAACCTGGGCGATATCGGCCGGATCGCGCGGCAGCAGCAGTTCGTGGGGGCGCTGGGCGCGCAGGTGCGTAGCCCGCTGAACGTGTGGCGGCTCCCGCTGATGGTCGCGGCGGTGGACCGCAACATGAAGTCGAACCTGACCCGCGCGCAGGTGGCGGCGCTGATGGGCGCGGGCCTGAGCGGCGTGAAGATCAAGACGCATCAGGTGCCCGGTAATTTCGGGTACCGGGGCGCGGCGAGTGTCTGGGAGGTGGACCGCGCGGCGCTGGGCGCGCTCATCGCCAGGGAGTTCCGTGACCCGAACGATCCGCGGTCGCTGGGCGTGGCGGTCGTGAACACCGACGCCCCGGACGGCAGCGCCCGCCGCCTGAAGGAGCGGCTGGAGGGCCTGGGCTACGCGAACGTCTGGATCGTGAACGAGCCGCGCGGCCCGGCCAGGACCACCGCGTCGGGCGCGGCGGCGGCGCGGGTGCTGCGTGACGTGGGCTTCGGGACGGTCAGCGAGCAGCCCCTGGCCTCCGGGGCGGACGTGACCGTGCGGCTGGGCTCGGATACACCCGCGCCCTGA
- a CDS encoding alpha-amylase family glycosyl hydrolase, which yields MTSSLTGELKWWQSGIIYQIYPRSFQDDSGDGVGDLRGITRRLPYVASLGVKAVWLSPIFKSPMRDFGYDVADYCDIDPLFGTLEDFDAFVAEAHRLDLKVMLDYVPNHSSSDHAWFQEALTGKGSAKRDWYVWRDPAEGGGLPNNWKSFFGGPAWTLDEASGQYYLHQFLPSQPDLNWRNPAVRQAMFDALRFWMRRGVDGFRVDVIWLLAEDDRYLDEPENPDWQPGQPEHWSLLHPYTQDQPETHEYIREMRAVLDEFDDRMMVGEIYLPVEQLLPYSGTEDARMVHLPFNFHLILMPWTAGDVRRFTDSYDAACLAAGAWPNWVLGNHDQHRFRSRVGDAQYRVAQTLLLTLRGTPTVYYGDEIGMHDVEIPADRIVDPAALQQPDSPEAGRDPERTPMQWDAGVNAGFSAEGTIPWLPIADDCATLNVTAQEGDPASDLNYFRALTRLRQEHPALIGGTYRSVDAPDDVFAFVREEHGETLTVLLNFGAQTHDLGALAGGETLLSSLGDQPASGAALRPNEARILRG from the coding sequence ATGACCTCCTCCCTGACCGGCGAGCTGAAGTGGTGGCAGAGCGGCATCATCTACCAGATCTACCCCCGTTCCTTCCAGGACGACAGCGGCGACGGCGTGGGCGACCTGCGCGGCATCACCCGCCGCCTGCCGTACGTGGCGAGCCTGGGCGTGAAGGCCGTGTGGCTCTCCCCCATCTTCAAGAGCCCCATGCGCGACTTCGGCTACGACGTCGCCGACTACTGCGACATCGACCCGCTGTTCGGCACGCTGGAGGACTTCGACGCCTTCGTGGCCGAGGCGCACCGCCTGGACCTGAAGGTCATGCTGGACTACGTGCCCAACCACTCGTCCAGTGACCACGCGTGGTTCCAGGAGGCACTGACGGGCAAGGGCAGCGCGAAACGCGACTGGTACGTGTGGCGCGACCCGGCCGAAGGCGGCGGCCTGCCGAACAACTGGAAGTCCTTCTTCGGCGGGCCCGCCTGGACGCTGGACGAGGCCAGCGGGCAGTACTACCTCCACCAGTTCCTGCCCAGCCAGCCGGACCTGAACTGGCGCAACCCGGCCGTGCGGCAGGCGATGTTCGACGCGCTGCGCTTCTGGATGCGCCGCGGCGTGGACGGCTTCCGCGTGGACGTCATCTGGCTGCTGGCCGAGGACGACCGCTACCTGGACGAACCCGAGAACCCCGACTGGCAGCCCGGGCAGCCCGAACACTGGAGCCTCCTGCACCCCTACACCCAGGACCAGCCGGAGACGCACGAGTACATCCGCGAGATGCGCGCCGTGCTGGACGAGTTCGATGACCGCATGATGGTCGGCGAGATCTACCTGCCGGTCGAGCAGCTCCTGCCGTACTCCGGCACGGAGGACGCGCGGATGGTGCACCTGCCATTCAACTTCCACCTGATCCTGATGCCCTGGACGGCCGGGGACGTGCGGCGCTTCACGGACAGCTACGACGCGGCGTGCCTCGCGGCGGGCGCGTGGCCGAACTGGGTGCTCGGCAACCACGACCAGCACCGCTTCCGCAGCCGGGTCGGCGACGCGCAGTACCGCGTGGCTCAGACCCTCCTGCTGACCCTGCGCGGCACGCCCACCGTGTACTACGGCGACGAGATCGGCATGCACGACGTCGAGATTCCCGCCGACCGCATCGTGGACCCCGCCGCGCTGCAACAGCCCGACAGCCCCGAGGCGGGCCGTGACCCGGAACGCACCCCCATGCAGTGGGACGCTGGCGTGAACGCGGGCTTCAGCGCGGAGGGCACGATCCCCTGGCTGCCCATCGCGGATGACTGCGCCACCCTGAACGTCACCGCGCAGGAGGGCGACCCGGCCAGCGACCTGAACTACTTCCGCGCGCTGACCCGCCTGCGCCAGGAACACCCCGCGCTGATCGGCGGCACGTACCGCAGCGTGGACGCCCCCGATGACGTGTTCGCCTTCGTCCGCGAGGAGCATGGCGAGACCCTGACCGTCCTGCTGAACTTCGGCGCGCAGACCCACGACCTCGGCGCCCTGGCAGGCGGCGAGACCCTCCTGAGCAGCCTGGGAGACCAGCCCGCGAGCGGCGCGGCCCTGCGCCCGAACGAGGCCCGCATCCTGCGGGGGTAG
- a CDS encoding DedA family protein — translation MHDLTSLILSASYVGLFAIVFAETGLLLGFFLPGDTLLLAAGVLAAGGALSLGGIMAAVVAGAILGCVAGYFIGGKFGPRVFANQDARYFKPEYVTRAELFFTRYGWLAVVLARFVPVVRTLVPTMAGVSRMPLVPFTLYNILGALLWGVSVPALGYFLGDRIPHLDRYILLIVGGVVVISIVPVLLKVMQARRAT, via the coding sequence ATGCACGACCTGACCAGCCTGATCCTCTCCGCGTCCTACGTGGGGCTCTTCGCCATCGTCTTCGCCGAGACCGGACTGCTGCTGGGCTTCTTCCTGCCGGGCGACACCCTGCTGCTGGCCGCCGGGGTCCTCGCCGCCGGGGGCGCCCTGAGTCTCGGGGGGATCATGGCGGCCGTCGTGGCGGGCGCGATCCTGGGGTGCGTCGCCGGGTACTTTATCGGCGGGAAGTTCGGGCCGCGCGTGTTCGCCAACCAGGACGCCCGGTACTTCAAACCCGAGTACGTGACCCGCGCCGAGCTGTTCTTCACCCGCTACGGCTGGCTGGCCGTCGTCCTGGCGCGCTTCGTGCCGGTCGTGCGCACCCTGGTCCCCACCATGGCGGGCGTGAGCCGCATGCCCCTGGTGCCGTTCACGCTGTACAACATCCTCGGCGCCCTGCTGTGGGGGGTCAGCGTGCCCGCGCTGGGGTACTTCCTGGGCGACCGCATTCCCCACCTCGACCGCTACATCCTGCTCATCGTGGGGGGCGTCGTCGTGATCAGCATCGTGCCCGTCCTGCTGAAGGTCATGCAGGCCCGCCGCGCGACCTGA
- the hisZ gene encoding ATP phosphoribosyltransferase regulatory subunit, translated as MPEGTRDVLPPEWAQREAIRAQLSGLFSRWGYRGVEVPALEYASAHHPQDAVAFKLIDSGGQVLSLRSEFTTAVGRLVRTRYPHGPFPLRLQYSGRLWLRAQNSELGRLREFNQLGVELIGVESARSDAELLHLAAAALREVGVGAALEVGYPGFVDAVLEDAGLHGAARAALHDAIDRKSGADVDLLCGQFGLGGETRRTLHALTDLYGGPEVLDAAQALAQGTRAHEAVAHLRRVAALYAGPLLFDLGVSRRYDYYTGLTFRAYAPGLNQPVLGGGRYALEGGLPGAGFALGLERLMRALAGDLPPEPELVLALDLAAAEAARAQGLHAELAWTDDRADLQAFSAARGIRRWAYTDGGTLIFQPATEVTL; from the coding sequence ATTCCGGAGGGCACGCGCGACGTGCTGCCGCCCGAGTGGGCGCAGCGCGAAGCGATCCGCGCGCAGCTGTCCGGCCTGTTTTCCCGCTGGGGCTACCGGGGCGTGGAGGTCCCCGCCCTGGAGTACGCCAGCGCGCACCATCCGCAGGACGCCGTGGCGTTCAAGCTGATCGACTCGGGCGGGCAGGTGCTCTCGCTGCGCAGCGAGTTCACGACCGCCGTGGGCCGCCTGGTGCGCACGCGCTACCCGCACGGGCCGTTCCCGCTGCGGCTGCAGTACTCGGGGCGGCTGTGGCTGCGCGCGCAGAACAGCGAGCTGGGCCGCCTGCGCGAGTTCAATCAGCTGGGCGTGGAACTGATCGGCGTGGAGTCCGCCCGTTCGGACGCGGAGCTGCTGCATCTGGCGGCGGCGGCGCTGCGTGAGGTCGGGGTGGGCGCGGCGCTGGAGGTCGGGTACCCGGGCTTCGTGGACGCCGTGCTGGAGGACGCCGGGCTGCACGGCGCGGCGCGGGCGGCGCTGCATGACGCGATCGACCGCAAGAGTGGCGCGGACGTGGACCTGCTGTGCGGCCAGTTCGGGCTGGGCGGCGAGACGCGCCGCACCCTGCACGCCCTGACGGACCTGTACGGCGGCCCCGAGGTACTCGACGCCGCGCAGGCGCTGGCGCAGGGCACGCGCGCGCACGAGGCGGTGGCGCACCTGCGGCGCGTGGCCGCGCTGTACGCGGGGCCGCTGCTGTTCGACCTGGGCGTCAGCCGCCGCTACGACTACTACACCGGGCTGACCTTCCGCGCGTACGCGCCGGGCCTGAACCAGCCGGTGCTGGGCGGGGGCCGCTACGCGCTGGAGGGCGGCCTGCCGGGCGCGGGCTTCGCGCTGGGCCTGGAACGCCTGATGCGCGCCCTGGCCGGCGACCTGCCCCCCGAACCGGAACTGGTGCTGGCGCTGGACCTCGCGGCGGCCGAGGCGGCGCGCGCGCAGGGCCTGCACGCGGAACTCGCCTGGACGGACGACCGGGCTGACTTGCAGGCGTTCAGCGCGGCGCGCGGCATCCGCCGCTGGGCCTACACCGACGGCGGCACGCTGATCTTCCAGCCCGCCACGGAGGTGACGCTGTGA